From Equus asinus isolate D_3611 breed Donkey chromosome 14, EquAss-T2T_v2, whole genome shotgun sequence, one genomic window encodes:
- the ARMC5 gene encoding armadillo repeat-containing protein 5 translates to MAAAKPTPTDSLSFCLAQLTAAAGEGVGGGKDTATNETPLGRALLALRTRHVKAAGGIERFRARGGLRPLLALLRRAAAAGPALSQAGPGSAPSSVESAASAAPAPSSGPAPSAASPSTPSPPARLRKTLDLALSILANCCTEGACRAEVRRLGGIGPLVTILQCVKTDSIQNRTARALGNLAMEPESCGDIHSAGAVPLLVESLTACQDSQCLQSVVRALRNLADSPQHRLALAQQGAVRPLAELLAAAPDPALTLALVRALLELSRGCSRACAEQLSLGGGLGPLVSLASHPKRAVREATILILANLCAQGLVRPALGNAGGVEVLLGELRRRRGSTGASPASQQPLVRAVCLLCREAINRARLRDAGGLELLMGLLRDPRASAWHPRVVAALVGFLYDTGALGRLQALGLVPLLAGQLCGEAGDEEEEGREAASWDFPEERTPERAEAGSFRSLRSWLISEGYAAGPGDISPDWSPERCPQPPPPPEAAEPASPAPGPTLLRTPRTLRTPGRSPAAAEEPWGREGPALLLLSRFSQAPDPSGALVTGPALCGLLAYVTGAPGPPSPRALRILARLTCNPACLEAFVRSYGAALLRAWLVLGVAPDDWPELGTRPDRSSQHRELGEMLLQNLTVQAESPFGVGALTHLLLSGSPEDRVACALTLPFICRKPSLWRRLLLDQGGLRLLLSALTRPAPHPLFLFFAADSLSCLQGLVSPTVSPAFPPAVPLDLGPPSPCLYEPLLGPAPIPAPDLHFLLDSGLQLPAQRAASATASPFFRALLAGSFAEAQMDLVPLRGLSPSAAWPILHHLHGCRGCGAALGPIPPPGQPLLGSGAEEALEAAGRFLLPGLEEELEEAVGRIHLGPQGGPESVGEVFRLGRPRLAAHCARWTLGPGQCPRKRALALVGLVEAAGEEAGPLTEALLAVVMGVELGAKVPP, encoded by the exons ATGGCGGCTGCGAAACCAACCCCTACGGACTCGCTCTCGTTCTGCCTCGCGCAGCTCACGGCGGCCGCTGGGGAGGGCGTAGGTGGGGGAAAGGACACAGCTACAAACGAGACACCCTTGGGCCGTGCGCTCTTAGCCCTCCGCACGCGCCACGTCAAGGCAGCGGGGGGAATCGAGCGCTTCCGGGCACGCGGCGGGCTCCGCCCCCTTCTCGCGCTGCTACGGCGAGCGGCTGCCGCGGGTCCCGCCCTGTCCCAGGCCGGCCCCGGCTCCGCCCCCTCATCGGTCGAGTCAGcggcttctgctgcccccgccccCTCGTCGGGCCCTGCCCCCTCCGCTGCGTCGCCGTCGACGCCTTCGCCGCCAGCGCGCCTGCGCAAGACCCTGGACTTGGCGCTCAGCATCCTAGCCAACTGTTGTACGGAGGGGGCGTGCCGGGCTGAAGTGCGCAGACTCGGAGGCATTGGCCCTTTGG TGACTATTCTTCAGTGTGTGAAGACAGACAGCATCCAGAACCGAACAGCTCGTGCTCTGGGGAACTTAGCCATGGAACCTGAGAGCTGTGGGGACATTCATTCTGCTG GTGCTGTTCCCCTGCTCGTTGAGAGCCTGACAGCCTGCCAGGACTCCCAGTGCCTGCAGAGTGTGGTTCGCGCCCTCCGCAACCTGGCAGACTCACCCCAGCACCGCCTGGCCCTGGCACAGCAGGGAGCAGTGCGCCCGCTGGCTGAGCTTCTGGCTGCTGCCCCAGACCCTGCGCTGACCTTGGCCCTAGTCCGTGCCCTCCTGGAGCTGAGTCGAGGCTGCTCCCGGGCCTGTGCTGAGCAGCTAAGTCTGGGTGGGGGACTAGGCCCACTGGTCAGCCTGGCCTCCCACCCCAAAAGGGCGGTACGGGAGGCAACTATCCTGATCCTTGCCAACCTGTGTGCCCAGGGCCTGGTACGGCCTGCACTGGGCAATGCTGGTGGTGTGGAAGTGCTACTGGGTGAGCTCCGGCGGCGCCGGGGCTCCACTGGGGCTAGCCCAGCCTCTCAGCAGCCCTTGGTGCGGGCTGTGTGTCTGCTGTGCCGGGAGGCCATCAACCGGGCCCGGCTGCGGGACGCTGGTGGTTTGGAGCTGCTGATGGGCCTGCTGCGGGACCCTCGTGCCAGCGCCTGGCACCCTCGTGTCGTGGCCGCCCTCGTGGGCTTCCTCTATGATACTGGGGCCCTAGGTCGGCTACAGGCTCTGGGACTTGTACCTCTCTTGGCTGGGCAGCTCTGTGGTGAGGCTGGtgatgaggaagaagagggaagagaagctgCTTCCTGGGACTTTCCTGAGGAGCGGACCCCTGAGCGGGCAGAGGCGGGAAGCTTCCGAAGCCTCAG GTCATGGCTGATCTCTGAGGGCTACGCTGCAGGCCCAGGAGACATCTCCCCTGACTGGTCCCCTGAGCGATGTCcacagccaccaccaccaccggaAGCGGCTGAGccagccagccctgccccaggcccgACCTTGCTGCGGACACCTCGCACACTGCGCACACCAGGCCGCAGCCCTGCCGCTGCTGAGGAACCTTGGGGCCGTGAGGGGCCAGCGCTCCTGCTGCTGTCGCGCTTCTCCCAGGCTCCTGACCCGAGTGGGGCACTGGTGACTGGTCCGGCCCTGTGTGGCCTGCTGGCTTATGTGACGGGTGCACCGGGCCCACCGAGCCCTCGTGCACTGCGCATCCTGGCACGCCTCACATGCAACCCCGCCTGCCTCGAGGCCTTTGTGCGCAGCTATGGTGCAGCACTACTGCGCGCCTGGCTCGTGCTTGGCGTTGCCCCGGACGACTGGCCTGAGCTGGGTACCCGGCCTGATCGCAGCAGCCAGCATCGGGAGCTGG GTGAGATGCTGCTGCAGAACCTGACCGTTCAGGCCGAATCACCCTTTGGAGTGGGTGCCCTCACTCACCTGCTGCTCTCTGGGAGCCCTGAGGACCGTGTGGCCTGCGCACTGACCCTGCCCTTCATCTGTCG gaaGCCCTCTCTGTGGCGCCGGCTACTTCTGGACCAGGgcggcctccgtctcctcctctcaGCACTAACTCGGCCAGCTCCGCATccactctttctcttctttgctgcGGACTCCCTTTCCTGCCTCCAAGGCTTGGTATCCCCCACTGTGAGCCCAGCCTTCCCTCCTGCAGTCCCCTTAGACCTAGGCCCACCCTCCCCTTGCCTCTATGAACCTTTGCTGGGCCCAgcccccatcccagcccctgACCTACACTTCCTACTGGACTCAGGCCTACAGCTCCCTGCCCAGCGAGCTGCCTCAGCTACTGCCTCCCCTTTCTTCCGGGCGCTGCTAGCTGGCAGTTTTGCAGAAGCCCAGATGGACCTCGTCCCACTTCGAGGCCTGTCACCCAGCGCGGCCTGGCCTATCCTGCATCACTTGCATGGCTGCCGGGGCTGTGGAGCTGCCCTAGGGCCCATTcccccaccgggccagcccctgctaggctcaggggctgagGAGGCACTAGAGGCTGCTGGCCGTTTCCTGTTgcctgggctggaggaggagctggaagaggctgTGGGCCGTATCCACTTAGGACCCCAGGGTGGACCAGAGTCAGTGGGTGAAGTATTTCGCTTGGGCCGGCCCCGGCTGGCTGCCCACTGTGCCCGCTGGACGCTGGGGCCGGGGCAGTGCCCTCGGAAGAGGGCCCTGGCCCTAGTGGGGCTTGTGGAGGCAGCAGGTGAGGAGGCAGGGCCCCTGACTGAGGCTTTACTGGCTGTGGTGATGGGGGTTGAATTAGGGGCAAAGGTCCCACCCTAG